The Coffea arabica cultivar ET-39 chromosome 2c, Coffea Arabica ET-39 HiFi, whole genome shotgun sequence genome includes the window tttttaccaatataatcaaaagaaatttgcactCTTAAAAAGCAAATGGGAAGAAAGGACGATGGCATAAGTATAAATGTGAGCAACTATATACATATCACACCATGAGTTTAGGTTTGATTTGTTCAAAACAACGGTAATTTATTTGTTAGTAGATATAAAACGCATATTATTTTTCTGCATATGGAAAATACAATTTCATATATACTGACCATTAACAGAATATGTAGTTTGAACACGATCAATTGAGCtcatatttcatttgtttagttatcatttattttgttaCTTATGTTGAATATTTACATTTGAATAGAGTATTGATATTAGAGCTTCAATTATTCCCAATGACACTAATTTTATGCTGATAAAAGTTGGTCTAGACAATTAAGTATCAATGACAACAATTGctagaatatatttttttaaatttttttgaaaaatgacaaaaaaattacacttttttcgtgaaaatatcaaattgttaattcaattcaaattaattttataataaaaaatattgttCCTCAAAGTAGTTGCTTAATTCGCATCTATGCCCGTACTAGTGTCGAATGGATAACTAAAATAGGAAATTGCAACAAAAAATAATGTTACAATAAAGGTGCAAATAGGTAGGACTTTTGCTAATTTTAACccaaaatgataaaaaagatAGGCTTTTTGTCGTTTTGAATTCAAAAGTGTTGTGATTGTGATAGAATTCTTTGTTAAAATTTGAAACGGTTCAAAATTCCAGAAATAAGTGACAAGGTGATTTTTTACTTAAATATggaaattttttacttttagtattagtaagtttaatttaaacaaaagtaaattttgtcaaataataagtaagttaaattactcaaagtgtaaatttcTATTTCTGACTAAAACTTAATCTTTCAGGCATATacttactagttttaattaaaaacttactaaagttaatattaattagtttaatataatatttaaaaagttGCTAAAAACTTGATTTGTCACTAAAGATAATTGAAACCTATAATAGTAGGTTTCCCTAATATCGTTACCATAACTATAGGCATTATAGCATTGTCCACTAACTACCTACTAACAAATAATAGTCTATTTGTATATTGTATTTATGTAAATGTCAATTTTCCGTatgtattataaaaatataaagcCAAATCtcataaaaaataatttcaacagatatctttaataaatttttaaatatttgttTATTATTACACACGCATCGGAAATCTGAATGTgcctttctactcaaaaatgcACGCCCAAGCCCGTTACAGTCTGTGTAAACTATTTCGAGTTCCTCCTTTGCTTTTCGCTTTTGAATGGAGTGATTTTCGGACTTGGCCATTTTTACAAGCAAAAGTCGATTTGCATCAATACAGCAGTACTTAATCCAAGAATAGAGGTCCTCATTCCGATGAAAGAAATCTAGCGTCTGGATCACACTTCAGTTTCTTCACCCCTTGGACTTGAGAGTCATCACGGAGAAATGGACAGCCGCAACGTCGTCGTTTGCGACAATGGCACTGGTGTATGTCTCATTTTTTCCGCATTTCTTCAAATAACTGCAATCCAGCCTTTGATTTTAAATCCTATTAAGCAATTTATTTGGTTCCTCAAATTGATCTGGGATCAGCCCTTCGCGTCCCCTAATCTCCTCTAGCTAacagttttcttttttctttttcttttttaacaattttaagAATAGATAGGTGAAGCTTCTGTGTGTGGGATGTGTGTGCGCGTGTGTTTTtactgaaagaaaaaaaaatcagattttgattCCATGGGTATTTTTGCAGTATGTCAAGTGTGGCTTTGCAGGTGAGAATTTTCCCACATCAGTATTCCCCTGCGTTCTTGGAAGGCCAATGCTAAGATATGAAGAATCCCTCATGGAACAAGAAGTCAAggtttttttttgaagttagaattaagccaaatattgttttctCTCTTTAGAGTTGGGATCAATTCCACTGTGAGGATTggttaatttaaataatatacaATTTGCATTCCAACTTCGATAGAGGACTAAACATAGCCTTTGGAAGAGCTTTAatatgctcttttttttttaataacctGATAGGACATTGTTGTTGGAGATGCTTGTTTGAAACTGAGGCATCAGCTGGATATTTCCTATCCTGTCAACAATGGGATAGTGCAAAATTGGGATGATATGGGCCATGTATGGGATCATGCCTTTTTTAAAGAGCTGAAGGTAAAAAATTTGGTGCTTGTTGTAATTAATCTATGAAACTAATTCAGGCaattaatttcaattttttaaaaagggtGCACCAAGATGGTTAATTGGTGAGGATGtggttttgaaatatttgttacAACAAGGCATTTTGACTGACCAGTGTACAAAATGTATgcctttttaatatttttatacaCGTTGAGTAgtaaattttggacaaaaatcaaagcaagtgctgtttataataataaatagcGCAACATTATCCCTCTTTATCAATCGATCATTTTAGCGAGCCCTTTCcactaatttttcctttttatgtaTTGATCAGTTTTCAAGTTTTACTGAAAATTTGTCATTTCTCTACTTGAAGGTAGACCCAACAGAGTGTAAGATCTTGCTCACTGATCCCCCTTTGAACCCATCCAAGAATCGTGAAAAGATGGTTTGTATTTATCTTCTTCATAACTATATGTTTGATACTTCAAGCATTTTAACCTCTTGGTATTATTTGTGAGTCTTGTTTAAATTTCAGGTTGAGACCATGTTTGAGAAGTATAACTTCGCTGGTGTCTTCATACAAGTTCAAGCTGTTTTAACATTGTATGCTCAAGGTGCTTATAGAGACTGGATAAAGGTTGAATCTTCAAATGTTAGTTTTAGAGGGGAAGCATGCTTTGTCATTGCTTGGTTTATCTCAAGACATGCTTGTGATGaacatttcttcaatgaaatccTTGAATTTATCAAATGTGATCGATTTGTTGTCCAATCTTCTTTTGAATCCACAGGTTTGCTTACAGGATTAGTTATTGACTCTGGTGACGGTGTTACGCATGTGGTAAACTGCTAATCTTCACCTTTGCTTGGTTTATCAATATTATGACGATTTTCAGGATTATCTTCCTCTGCTCCTTGGATAAAGATGAACAGCTTATTCTTTAGACGTCTtatgaactagtttggtgtgcTTAACATGGTGATCAGCATGCAAAGTAGCTAAAAGCAATCTTGTTCCTCTAGTATAGTTGCTTTCTACTTTGAAGTTTAATGAAGGCACTTCAGGAATTTTGTCTTTGGTCGCGGTTTTATTTGACTTTGTACGCAGGATTCAAAACGAATTTACTGTAACTAATCTATGTAAGAGAATGCAAACCTTTGTTTTAACCTTAGAAGTGTTGACAGTTTAAATGGAAAAATGTAGCAAACATATCAAAACATGAGGATTGGTAGTCTTTTCTTATTGATGAACTACTCTTACAATTTTtttcagatatatatatatctatatttaATTTCAGATATATTTAATTTCTGACTCTTTTGTCATGACTTGCAAATAATAGAAGTCTGTTGTGGATATGGTAATCTGTTGCAAATTATATTCTTCAGTCTGTATATAAATCTGTGGATATTTAACTGATTATCAGGTGATCTAGAAGCTATTGTTTCTTGATCGAAGATGTGAAATAATTTTTCTATCTGATCCAGAAAGAATATGCTACTTGTTCATAAATGCTACTTGGTTACTTGACAGCTAAGGTTTTACAGGTTCCAGTTGTGGATGGATACTCATTCCCTCATCTCACAAAAAGAATGAATGTGGCTGGACGCCATATTACATCATATCTCGTAGATTTGCTCCAACGGAGAGGGTGAGTGCAATCATGTGGCTGAAATATTATAATGTTTTGTGTTCTCATAATTGTTTTCCCATTTGCGCTTCTAATTTGCAAATAATGCTTCTGGTTTGAAGGTATGCAATGAATAGAAGTGCTGACTTTGAGACAGTTAGGGATATTAAAGAGAAATTATGCTACATAAGGTGAAGAGTCGCATCAAACTGTGGCTTTCAAACTTATGTTTTTATGTTTAGAATTTTTAACTTGAGGTGCAATTGGGTGCAGTTATGATTATAAAAGGGAATATCAATTGGGACTTGAGACAACCATCCTTGTTAAGAATTATACAGTGAgttaatttcttttaaacagTATCTTTTTACTGATGTCTTTTCTAATCAAGAGATACCAAATCCAAACATGTCTAATCTTTGTTGCATCATGACCAGGGTGCAAAGGACAATGTCTTCTTATGTTGAGATCTATAATTTGCATTGCAATTTTCTGAAATTAGTACTTTGATTTCTGAATTTATTGTTtctaaaaagaaattttctgcTCCAGAATATGTTTTTCCTGTTTTCTTGTCCTGAATAGTATTTACTTTTCTTGTTCTGCTAATAAAATTAGGGGTTTATCTAACAGCTACCTGATGGAAGGGTGATTAAAGTTGGGACTGAGAGATTCCAAGCATCTGAGGCTCTTTTCACTCCGGTAAACATGTCTACTGTTTGTTGCTTCGAACTTTTTAACCCGATCTTCCAATTCCATTGTATGCTGTCCCCCAGACatgaaacaaatgaaaaattacCAGAAGCTGGTTTTATTGTGTCATTTTGAACCCTATGCTCTTTAAAAGTTTATTGtaaagggttcctatttttccttgaCAGTAACTGTGTGCTAAAACATTGCGAATTTTCACTCTTTATGTTCAAATGTGTGGTTGGAAGTATGAAAACAGGACTAAGGGTGTAACTGATATGTTCAAATGCGAAATTTCACTCTTTATGTTCAAATAGTGCTATACTTCCAAATCAAATTCAGAAAAAATTTGAGCTCTAACAGAAGTTTGGCCTTGATCAAGTATTCTAATTGGAGCTTGAGTTTGAATCATCACATAGAAGTTCAAGTTCGAGCTCGATTCGAGCTTGCTTGACTATTGAAATATTGAGCAAGCTTGAACTCGAGTCATGTGCTAGCTTGAGGCAAGTTGCTTGACTCATTCAGACTTTTTCAATACAACTAAAAGAGCAACAATAATTGGTATCAGCAGAGTGTACCTCTATAATTATTGTTAGAAGCATTTCTTATACGCGATTTCACCTGAAAGTCCACCAATTGGGCCGAAGAGGATTCACAatattatagtaaaattttctcCTTTTAGTTCAACTGTCCATTTAGGTTTTGGAAGTGGGAAGACTTGACAAGAAAACAGAGGGATGACCACCGCCTCTTTAATTTACCTTCCTCTTTGGATCTGGCCACAAATATAGCCGCCTCTTCAGATGAGGACACAGATATGAGGAATAGGAGAGACAACATGAGAATGAACAACAGGAGAGAGAACAAGAAAGTAAGGAAGGCATGGAATAAGGTTGTGACTAAGGGGTTTGATGATTGGCTATTAATAAATAAGGGTAATATTGTTTTCAGAGTAATAAAATATACTAAAATGTCCCGACTTAGACAAATATAATTGTTGTACGAAGTGTAATTTTGTCGTAAGTGTACAAATACCTTAGCATTTGTACATTTGTATATAAAAGTAGTATACTTATATGATCACTGGCAAGGCTCTATGAGCTTTCAAATGGAATACCGCTCAAACTCAACTTGACAAAACTATTAAGCTACTCGAGCTTGATATTTGCCAAGTTCGAGTCGAGCTTTTGACTGCCTGCTTGCGTGCAGCTCAAGTCATTTACACCAATAAACAGGACAATTGTGTGCCCATAGTGATAGGTAAAACAGCCTAAATTCTGGTTCCTTCTCGTGATTCCTGTACTGTTGATGTTGAATATGGATCTTGTCTCTTAACACTTTTACATATTGTAATTTAAGACAGTTAATATGTTTAGTTATTGGAATTTATGCAAAGCATCTATGGTTGACCATGATGCAAGTGCAAGACTTTTTGTTTGATGAATTCTATCTCTAAAGCAAATGGATCTCAACTTCCCAAAAAAAGAAGTTaatattgaatttgaatttgcagGAACTGATTGATGTTGAAGGTGATGGAATGGCTGACATGGTGTTTCGCTGCATTCAGGAAATGGATATTGACAACCGCATGATGGTATAATTATTATAAATACCTCATAACTGATAATTTATCATTGCTTGCACACGACATAAGTCAGTTATTTTGATATACTAAATGCATGATTTTCCTGTTTGCAGCTATACCAGCATATTGTTTTGAGTGGAGGAAGTACAATGTATCCTGGGTTACCGAGTCGGTAATATTTTCTGGTTCTGTTTTGCTTAAATTGAGCCATAGACTTTGAACATCTTTTGAATTACTTTTAAGTAATTGTTTACTACTAAGCTTGCTGTTTTGCATTATTTCTGTCTTCTTGGGTTACCAATGACTTACTGTTTGCACGGCTTCTTGATTGCAGATTTTTCTCTTACTATCTAGACaattttcttcctccttttctCTTCGTTTCTTGCAAGCAATTTTTCCTTGATTTGAACAATGCAAATGTAGATTTCTTTATTAAATTACGTCAATCAGCGAGTATAGTTTGTTTTCCTGgtaattttgttttttaaaatgGTCTCTTATATCCACTCCTCTCCTGGTTAACTTTGAAATTCTTTAGCTATATTCAGTGTGCTAGTTTCGAGTTTTAATCGGCATAATGTAGAGAAAAGGGCCATTAGCATGCACAAGTGGTCTCTTGTGATGCTCAAAAT containing:
- the LOC113727307 gene encoding actin-related protein 2-like isoform X2, translated to MDSRNVVVCDNGTGYVKCGFAGENFPTSVFPCVLGRPMLRYEESLMEQEVKDIVVGDACLKLRHQLDISYPVNNGIVQNWDDMGHVWDHAFFKELKVDPTECKILLTDPPLNPSKNREKMVETMFEKYNFAGVFIQVQAVLTLYAQGLLTGLVIDSGDGVTHVVPVVDGYSFPHLTKRMNVAGRHITSYLVDLLQRRGYAMNRSADFETVRDIKEKLCYISYDYKREYQLGLETTILVKNYTLPDGRVIKVGTERFQASEALFTPELIDVEGDGMADMVFRCIQEMDIDNRMMLYQHIVLSGGSTMYPGLPSRLEKEILDRYLDVVLKGNKDGLKKLRLRIEDPPRRKHMVYLGGAVLAGIMKDTPEFWIRRQDYLEEGVACLSKCGQA
- the LOC113727307 gene encoding actin-related protein 2-like isoform X1, which gives rise to MDSRNVVVCDNGTGYVKCGFAGENFPTSVFPCVLGRPMLRYEESLMEQEVKDIVVGDACLKLRHQLDISYPVNNGIVQNWDDMGHVWDHAFFKELKVDPTECKILLTDPPLNPSKNREKMVETMFEKYNFAGVFIQVQAVLTLYAQGLLTGLVIDSGDGVTHVVPVVDGYSFPHLTKRMNVAGRHITSYLVDLLQRRGYAMNRSADFETVRDIKEKLCYISYDYKREYQLGLETTILVKNYTLPDGRVIKVGTERFQASEALFTPELIDVEGDGMADMVFRCIQEMDIDNRMMLYQHIVLSGGSTMYPGLPSRLEKEILDRYLDVVLKGNKDGLKKLRLRIEDPPRRKHMVYLGGAVLAGIMKARLFRRGSCVFKQVWPGMSSSGRSCKRRRSGTGLQLELKGVDVSLGWRRRASFLFPQGLHYFAYLQNSGLVLTLNLLPILYSSYV